Below is a window of Thermodesulfomicrobium sp. WS DNA.
CACAATACCGAAATTGATGCAGCGATACACCAAGTCGAGCCACTTATTGTGGCCGCCTGCCTCGCCGCCGCTCGCGAAGGCCGCTGCGGCAAAAAACACCGCCGCAAGGGCCACCACCCCGACAGTCTTCAATCGTTTCAATCTTCAGCCCTCCTTAACTCCACCAAAGTTACGACAAAAATGCCGAACTACCCCCGGGCCAAGACCTTGGCCGCCACCTGCTTGGCAAAAGCGGCCACCTGACCTTGCAGCGCCGCGAGAGCAGCATTTTTTTGGGCCTCGATTTCCTGCCGGGCCGCAGCCAACTTGGCCGCCGCCTTCTCGGAGGCCGCCGCCAGCGTGTTCGCCTCCACGGCGATCCCCTCTTCTTTGAGGGCCGCGCGCACCGCCTGGGCCTCACTGCGGGCATCGGCCAAAGCCTGCCGATACCCAGCCATCTTGGCCTCGGCCTGCGCGGTGAAGTCCTCCACGGCCCTCAGCCGCTCTGCCATAACCTCCGCTCGTTTCTTGAGAATCCCCCGAATGGGGCGAAACAGAAGGAGATTCAGCACGGTCAAGATGATCAGGAAATTCACCAACTGCACAAAAAATGTGGAATCGAGATCAATCATGCCGCCCCCTTGTACGAGTATGTGAATTTTTGTTCAAAGTGGGGTTGGCCCTAGCCGATTCCCCCGGTGGTGTCAAAGGCTTTTTGTCGAAAACACCAGGCTTCGAACCATCCCATGCCCCGCAGCCCCCGGAGGAACCACGAGCAATCGTCCTGTTTTTCACGTAACATCAACGTTTGAACATGAAGCGGCGCATGGCCACGTTCACCACCAGCGCTACCATGCAAAAGTTCACCAAGAGGGAACTGCCGCCATAGCTCAAAAACGGCAGCGGGATCCCCACCACCGGCATGATGCCCAGAACCATCCCCATGTTGATGAGGATCTGCCAGAAGAAATAGAAAAACACCCCCGCAGCCAGGCAGCGGCCAAAATCATCCTTGGCCTCCACGGTGACCAAATAGATCTGGTACAGAAAGCAGCAAAACACAGAAAGCACAAAGATGCTTCCCACGAAGCCCCATTCTTCGCCCAAGACAGCGAATGCAAAATCCGTATGTTTTTCCGGCAAAAAACGTAATTGACTCTGGGTGCCCCGCAAAAAACCCTTGCCCCAAAATCCCCCTGATCCAATGGCGATTTGCGACTGGATGATATGATATCCAGCGCCGCGGGGATCTGCAGTCGGGTCCAAAAAGACAAGAATGCGTTGTTTCTGGTATTCCTTGAGAAAAAACCATCCAAAGGGAGCGAGGACAGGAATGCCTACGGCAAGGGTTTTGAAAACCGCAGGCCGTACCCCCTTGAACACAATCATGCCACCCACGATGAGCAAGATGTTGAGAGCCGATCCCAAGTCGGGTTGTTTGGCGATCAGCGCCGCCGGCACCAGGGCCACGGCAACGACCTTGGCCAGTTCCCGCCACCCCAAACTCCCCCCCATGCGGGACAAAATCTTGGCCACCACAATAATGATCGCGACTTTCACCAACTCCGTCGGCTGGAGATGGAGGGGGCCCAAGTCGAGCCAGCGCTGCGCCCCATACACGGTCTTGCCCAAAAACCGGACGCCCAAGAGCAGCAGGACGCCCAACCCATATGCCGGCCAGGCCAACGCCTTGAGGTGCCGGTAATGGACCACGACGCCAGCCACAAACACCCCCGCACCCAGCGCCCCCCACACGAGTTGCTTGCGAAAATACGACTCCACGCCCAGACCGTCTTCGAGCCGCAAGGAACTCGCCGAATACAGGTTGACCGCGCCGATCCCAAAAAGCAGCGCCAGCGCCACAAGCAATCCCCAGGGCACGTGGCTGAAAAGACGACGATCCATCATGGCGCTTCTCCCAAACCAAAAAGGGCATCCAGCATGGCACCCACCACCGGCCCGGCCTCGGAGCCGCCGTGGCCCCCGTGCTCCACAAAAGCCACCAACGCGTAGCGCCGCCCATCTTTTTCGGCAAAAGCGGCAAGCCACGCATGATCTCGATACTTATAGGGAATCTCTTGGGTTTCCTTCTTTTCGTAACGCTCCATGAGCTTGACCACCTGGGCCGTACCGGTCTTGGCCCCCACCCGAATGCCGGGCCGGGCCACCACCCGGGCAGTACCACCCTCTTCCTGCACCACAGCGACCATGGCGTCGGTGATCAGACGGCGCGTGGCATCACTCATGGGCAGACGCCCTTGCTCCTCCGGCATGTCCGAGGCCAGAAGGAGCGGCCGCAGCACGCGGCCCCCGTTGACCAAGGCCGCCACCAGCCGAGCGATCTGCACAGGAGTGGTGACCACGTATCCCTGACCGATGGACATGTTGATGGTATCGCCTCCCACCCACTTGCGGCCGAAGCGCTCCTGTTTCCATGCGGGCGAGGGGACCAGGCCGCTGCGCTCATGCGGAAGGTCCACTCCCGTCACCTCCCCAAGGCCGCAGCGCCGGGCAAAATCGCTTATGGCGTCCGCCCCCAGCCGCTCACCCAGGGCATAGTAGTAGACATCACAGGACTCCCGGATGGACTTGCGCAAATCCACTTTGCCATGGCCGCCGCGGCGCCAGCAGCGGTATTCACGGTTGCCCACGCTATATTTGCCATTACAATAGACCGTGGTGGACGGAGTAATCGCGCCGGTGCTCAACCCCGCACCCGCCATGACGAGCTTGAAGACCGATCCCGGCGGGTAGGCACTCTGGATCGGCCGGTTCTGCATGGGGTGCAGCGGGTCGTCGATGAGGGCGTTCCACCTCTCTTGAGAAATGCCGGTCACAAACTCATTGGGGTCGTAGCTCGGCGAGCTCACCATCGCGAGCACATGGCCTGTATCGGCATCGAGCACCACCACGGCGCCTGCCTTGCCCGCCAGGGCCCGCACCCCTGCCCGCTGCAGCGGCAGTTGCAGCGCCAGGTGTAAGTCTTCTCCCGCAACCGGATCATACAAACGGTGGGAGCCCAGTTCCCGCCCCGTGGCGTCCACCTCAAACTCCTCAAGCCCCTTGCGTCCCCGCAAACGCCGCTCCAAGGCCAGCTCCACCCCCAGCTTCCCCACGTTGTCGCCCAAAAGCAGTTCCGGATCCTGGGCGAGCTCTTTGTCGTTGGCACGCGCCACGTATCCGAGCACATGGGCAAGCAAGGAGCCTGTGGGGTAAAACCGCTTGGGCCGCACCACCACGCTCACTCCCGGCCAATGGTGACGCTCACTCTCGATCCGCGCCACCACTTCAAAGGGGATATTGGGAACGACCACCTGTTCTTCAAAACTTTTGGTGCGCCGTTTGCCTTGTTCGAAACTCTTTTGCAGCCACTGCCGATCCTCGCCGGTCCACCAAGCGATCTGATCGAGGGTGGCATTGATGTCGGGGCACTCCTCCCGCACCACGGCAACGGCATAGGCCGGCACGTTTTCCGCCACCAACGTCCCCAGGGCATCGCGAATCACCCCACGTGGGGCATAGAGCACCCGTTGGCGGATGCGATTTTCCTGGGCCTTATCGTGGTAGACATCGCCCTTGACCACCTGCAAGTACCACAGCCGCACCCCAAGCGTTGCGAAAAGGAGCACACACAACACGACCAGGACATTGGGGCCTGCCCAAAGCGGAAAATCTTGGGAAGGTTTAAACCGCTCCATGCCGCTCCCGCCGGCGCAGCAGTACATCCAGCGCCCACCAGATGAGAAAAAAAACGCCCCATTGCAGGGCGATGTGCGGCCAAGAAGGAAAGGGAAGCTGCATATCATGCAAGGCCGCGACCATTGCATAGGCGCCCGGCGTCCATACCGCCAAAAAGGCGGCATACCCCGCCATAAAAAGGATGTTGTGGGGATCCAGGTGCCGGGCAGCCAGAAGAAAGCTTCCCCACAAGCCTGCCATGGCCAAGGTTGCCCCCAAAGAAAAAGACGAAAGCCCCTCCTGCACAACCACCACCACGAGGGACGCGGCCAGGGCAGGGGCCCGGCGCGAGCGCGCAAGCCACGGAAGCACCATGGCGGAGAGGAGGTCGAACCCTCCAAGAAATTCCTGGCCCCACAGCGCAAGGCTTGCGCCCACAAGCCACCACAGCGGCGTTGGAAGTTGGGGGATGCGGAGCTTCATGGCCGCGTCTCATTGGCAGAAGGGGGCTCAGGCCGCCGCAGCACCACGACCTCCTCCAGCGCGGCCATGTCCACCACCGGCTGGGCCGTGACCTTCTGGAACAAGGCATCTGCGCTCGGGGCGACAGCGGTCACCCGAGCCACGGGGATGCCGCGGGGAAACCTCCCGTCCATGCCTGAAGTGACCAGGATCTCTCCCTCGCGCACCTGCTGCCCCAACGGCACGTAACGCACCTCCACGGGGGCATCCGGCCCTTGGCCACACACCACCCCAGGGATTCGGCCATCCTGGGACACCACCGGCACCCGGCTCGTGGGAGCGGTGATCAGGGTCACCACGGAAAACGACTGCCCCGATCGAGCCACCCGCCCCACAAGGCCTGCAGCGGCGCACACCGGCGCATCACCCCGCACGCCGGAAGAAAGCCCCACGTCCACCACCAGCGCATCCAGGGCCATGCCTGGTCCGGGACGATGGGCCACCACCCGCGCCCCTTGGCGATCCCAGCCCTGAGGCTCCGGCAAATCCAGGAGATTTGCCAGGCGCCGCGCTTCTGCCGCCTGCTCACGCAAGCGCACCACCTCTTCCCGCAAGGCATGGACCTGCGCGCGGAGATCCTCGTTTTCCTGACGCACGCCCACCAGATAGATGTAGCGCTCCCAGATATCCCGCACCCCCCGCTCCACGGCCCGGCCAGGCCGGAACACCCACCCGGCCGCGTCCAGCCCCAAGACTGCGGTCAGCCGGTCCACGACCCCGGTCCTGGCGTTCCAGGTGTAGAGGCCAAAATATGCCACCAAAGGCAGGAGCACCGCCAGGATGATCAAACGCGGACGCACGTCAATCGATGGTCACTTCGCGCAGCACATGGAGATTGTCGAGCACCTTGCCCGATCCCAAGGCCACTGTGGAGAGTGGGTCGTCCACCACCGTGATGGGAAGCGACGTTTCCTCACGCAGGAGTTGGTCAAGGCCCCGCAAGAGCGCCCCGCCGCCGGCAAGCACGATGCCCCGGTCCACGATATCCGCGGCCAGCTCCGGCGGGGTCTGCTCCAGGGCGATGCGCACCGCCTGGACGATGGCGTCCACAGGCTCGGCAATGGCCTTGCGGACCTCTTCGGAGGTGATGGTGATGTTTTGCGGAATCCCGGACACAAGGTCCCGGCCCTTGATCTCCATGGTGAGTTCCGGCTCCATGGGATAGGCGGAACCAATGGACATCTTGATCTCTTCGGCGGAGCTCTCGCCGATGAGCATGTTGTACTTGCGCTTGACGTGCTGGAGGATGGCATCATCCATCTTGTCGCCGCCCACACGCACGGACTTGGAATAGACGATCCCCGCAAGCGAGATGACCGCCACTTCCGTGGTGCCGCCCCCGATATCCACCACCATGTTGGCCGTAGGTTCGGTGATGGGCAGATCCGCGCCGATGGCCGCAGCCATGGGTTCCTCGATGAGATACACCTCCCGGGCGCCGGCACTCTGGGCAGACTCGCGCACGGCCCGCTTCTCCACCTGGGTGATACCGGTGGGGACGCAGATCACGATACGCGGCCGCACCAGTCGCCTCGAGTTGTGCACCTTGGAGATGAAATGCCGCAGCATGGCCTCAGTGACCTCAAAGTCGGCGATGACGCCGTCCTTCATGGGCCGGATGGCCACGATGTTGCCCGGGGTGCGGCCGAGCATCCGCTTGGCCTCCGCCCCCACCGCGAGGACCTTGCTCACCCCACGGCTATCCCGTTTCACCGCCACCACCGAAGGCTCCCGGAGCACAATGCCTTTGCCGCGCACGTACACGCAGGTGTTGGCGGTCCCGAGGTCAATGGCCAAGTCATTGGAAAACAGGCCTAAAAATGCGTCGAAAATTCTGGACATACCATCCTCATGACGGATTATGGCGCCCCATGCGCCGCTTGCTCCATAATTCTGCAAAACGTACCACAACTCCCTGCATGGGGCAACAGAGGCCACATTGACAGGGGACAATTCAAATTTTTAAACCAACGTATGCATGAGCCTTACCGTCGTCTCGCACCCTGGCTGCGCCAACGCTTCGGCACCGCGGTCCGCGTCATCCCCTTGGACAGTGGCGGCAGCTGCCCCAACCGCGACGGCACCTTGGGCCGCGGAGGGTGCGTATTCTGCAATCCTCACGGATCAGGCACCGGGCTCGCTGCACGCGGAGTCGGGCTGCGGGAACAATACCTGCGCACGTACGAGCACCTGACCCGCCGTCACTCCCAGGCCCGTGCCATCGCCTATCTGCAGTCCTACAGCGCCACCCACAAACCGGCCCGGCACCTGGCGGCGCAACTGGCGGAACTCCGCGGCCTCCCCGGCCTTGTGGGCATCACCGTAGGGACGCGGCCCGACACCTTGGACGCCGACAAATGGGCAGTGCTGCGCGCTGCCCCAGAGCCCGTCCTCTGGCTGGAAATGGGGCTCCAATCGGCCCACGACGCCACCTTGCGCCGCATCCACCGCGGCCACGACGCTGCGGCCTTCGCCCGCGCCTGCGACGCGGCCCAGGCCCACGGCTTTGGTGTCTGCGCCCACATCATGGCCGGGCTCCCTGGAGAAACCCTACAGCATTGGCGAAAAACCCTGGCCTTTCTCAATGATCTTCCGGTCACCGGGGTAAAATTCCACAATCTTTTGGTTGTGCGCGGCTCCATCCTGGAAGGGCTGTGGCGGCGCGGCAGCATAGCGCTCCTGTCCCGCGCCGAGACCATCCACTGGATCGTGGAGGGCATTGCATTCCTGCGAGCGGACATCATCCTGCACCGCCTCACCGCAGATCCGGCCCCCGGAGAACTCATCGCCCCAGGATTCGCCGCAGACAAACGCGGACTGCATGCAGCCATCCACCTCGCCCTCCGCGAGCAGCGCATCCATCAAGGCTGCCGGCTGCCCGCCAATACCCAGGAGCTCCCATGACCGTCACCGAGACCTTCTCCCATCCCCAATTTTCCGCCCGCTTCCATTGGCAAGACGGTCTGCTTGCCTGCATCGAGCTCAGCCCCCCGGCGCCAGCCACGCCGGCGATCTCCCCTTGGGGGGCGGAACTTGCACGCGTGATCCGCTCCTTGGGCCCAGCCCCCTTTGCCTGGCCGAAACTCCCTTTGGCGCGGCACCGCGTCTCCGCCTTCGCCTGGGAGGTGCTCCGCTCCCTGGCGCGCACCGTGCCGCCCGGCACGACCACCACCTACGGCGAGCTGGCGCAGCACCTCGGGACCAGTCCGCGCGCCATCGGTCAGGTCATGGCCCGCAACCCGTGGCCGCTCCTTTTTCCATGCCACCGAGTGCTCGCGCGCAAAGGACTGGGCGGATACGGTCCAGGACTCGCCCTCAAGGCCGTGCTCCTGCGCCTCGAAGAAGCGATCTAGTCCTCCCCAAAGGCCGGGGTGCGAAGTTCTTCGTCCACCTGGTCGGCATCCTCGGCGTAGAGGCGCACCACATTGCGCAGGTGGGCGAAGTCCTTCTCTTCCAGGCGCACAAAGTCCACCGCCACCTCAGTGGTTCCGGCCCGCACCACCCGGCCGACGGCATGGATGCGTAGGCCTGAAGCCAAGGCCAAAGTCACCGCACACTCAGCTCCGACCTGCAATAGGCCATCCACGGAGCAGGAGAGCCCCTTCAGGCTCACATCGTGGAGCATACCCTGCACACGGCGGCCATCCTGCACCACAACTACCGGGATTTCCACATGCACCCGGCTGCGTCGGCGTCGTTCCTGACCCATGCGCACCTCCCGTGGTGTTATTCCAAGAAGATCTTCTTGCGTCGTGAACCAAGCGCCGGCGCCTCACGCCGCTCTGGGACAGAGGCCGGTACGGGCGCACCTTTTTGCGGGTCTTCCGTACCGCTTGCCTGCGCCGGCTTGGCGGTTCCGTTTTTGCGCGGCCGACGACGGCGCCGACGACTCTTGGGCCTCGCCTCAGCCCCCTCATCCCCGCCAGGCGCATCACCCAAAGCTTCCGCATCCGAAGCCACCAAGGGCTCAGACGCGGCGGACGGATCCGACGGGGCGGCGGTCACGGGAGGCTCCTCCTGGCGGGGCAGCCCCTCCAAAGGCGCATGCTCCCCTTCCGGCGCGGCCAAAGCCTCGCTGGGGCCGCTTTCGACGACCGGGGCCGCAGGGGCCTTCTTCTTGCGCGAACGCCGACGCCGACGTTTCTCACGCGCCGGGGCCTCCTCCGACGATGGCACTTCGCCCGGCGCACTACCGCGGCCTGCGGCAGGCGGCACGCTCGCGGCCAAAAGCGGTCCTGTGGCAGGAAGTTCCACGGCGTGAAAGACCGATTGGTAGAATTGGTCCACGAGCATGGCCAACAGGATGCGGCCATCCTCGCTTTCGGCCAAGTCCGCCACCAAGGGTTCAAAGCGCTGCAAGCGTTCTTTCTGGATATTGTCCGCCCGGCGCAACGCGGCCTCCAGCAAGGATACCGCCCGCTGCGCCACGGTGGCCTGGACCTCGGCATCGGAAGGCAGGGTGCGGTCTTCGATGGTGATGCCAAAACGCCGGCCGATGGCCGCCAAATCCAGTTCCTCCACCCCAGAGACCAAAGAAATCGCCACCCCGGCGGCCCCGGCCCGACCAGTGCGCCCGGTGCGATGCACGTACGCCTCGGGGTCTTGCGGCGGCTGGTATTGAAACACATGGGAGAGGTCCGGCACGTCGATGCCGCGGCCCGCCACGTCCGTGGCCACCAAGAATTTGATCCGCCCGCGCCGCAAATCGTCGAGCACGGCCTCCCGCGCCGACTGCGAAATATCGGCGGACAATTCGCCGGTCTCATAGCCAAAGCGCTGGAGCACCACGGAGACGAAATGCACATCGGATTTGGTGTTGCAAAACACGATGGCCGAAGAGGGATTTTCCATCTCGATGATCTTGACCAAGGCGCGGCTCTTCTGCAGCGCCGGCACACGATACTGCACATGGACGATATCGTGGACGTGCACTTGATCCTGACTCAAGGAAATACCTATGGGATCCTTGAGGAATTGCGCCGCTAAGCGCTGGACATACCCAGGGTACGTTGCGGAGAACATGGCCGTCTGCAGCCCAGAAGGCAGGTAGCGCTGCAACTGCTTCATATCCGGATAAAAGCCCATGGAGAGCATGCGGTCGGCCTCGTCAAAGACAAGCACCCGCAAGGCGTCGAGGTGCAGCGTGCCGCGCAGCAAATGATCGAGAATCCGCCCCGGGGTGCCGACCACCACCTGAGCCCCGGCCTCCAGCGCCTGCACCTGCGGTCGGAAACCGACGCCGCCGTAAATGGCCACCGGCGTGAGCCCTACATCGGCAAACAGGATCTCCGCATCCCGGCATACCTGCACGGCGAGCTCGCGGGTGGGGGTGAGCACCAAGGCCTGTACCCCGCCATCTCGGCGAACCATGGAGCCCATGGGCAAAAGAAAGGCCCCGGTCTTGCCACTGCCGGTCCTCGATTGCACCATGACGTCCCGGCCAGCGGCCAGGACCGGCAGCACACGGCGCTGCACCGGCATAAGGTCCTGCCAGCCGAGCCGCGTCGCCCCTTGGCGCAATGGCTCTGCCAAATCTTCCCAGCGGGCCTCACCGTACGAGGCCGCCGCTTCCACATGTTCTATCGATTCCGTATGCATATGATTCCTATGTCGTTTCCATCTATCTATCTCTCGAGAATATCCCAAATATGGGCACAGATGGCGTTGCCGAGCAGCATGCCCTGGCGGGAAAGCCGTACCGATATGCCGTCCCATACCACAAGGCCAGCCTGCACCAAGGGCCCAAGC
It encodes the following:
- a CDS encoding ATP synthase F0 subunit B, whose amino-acid sequence is MIDLDSTFFVQLVNFLIILTVLNLLLFRPIRGILKKRAEVMAERLRAVEDFTAQAEAKMAGYRQALADARSEAQAVRAALKEEGIAVEANTLAAASEKAAAKLAAARQEIEAQKNAALAALQGQVAAFAKQVAAKVLARG
- the rodA gene encoding rod shape-determining protein RodA translates to MMDRRLFSHVPWGLLVALALLFGIGAVNLYSASSLRLEDGLGVESYFRKQLVWGALGAGVFVAGVVVHYRHLKALAWPAYGLGVLLLLGVRFLGKTVYGAQRWLDLGPLHLQPTELVKVAIIIVVAKILSRMGGSLGWRELAKVVAVALVPAALIAKQPDLGSALNILLIVGGMIVFKGVRPAVFKTLAVGIPVLAPFGWFFLKEYQKQRILVFLDPTADPRGAGYHIIQSQIAIGSGGFWGKGFLRGTQSQLRFLPEKHTDFAFAVLGEEWGFVGSIFVLSVFCCFLYQIYLVTVEAKDDFGRCLAAGVFFYFFWQILINMGMVLGIMPVVGIPLPFLSYGGSSLLVNFCMVALVVNVAMRRFMFKR
- the mrdA gene encoding penicillin-binding protein 2; amino-acid sequence: MERFKPSQDFPLWAGPNVLVVLCVLLFATLGVRLWYLQVVKGDVYHDKAQENRIRQRVLYAPRGVIRDALGTLVAENVPAYAVAVVREECPDINATLDQIAWWTGEDRQWLQKSFEQGKRRTKSFEEQVVVPNIPFEVVARIESERHHWPGVSVVVRPKRFYPTGSLLAHVLGYVARANDKELAQDPELLLGDNVGKLGVELALERRLRGRKGLEEFEVDATGRELGSHRLYDPVAGEDLHLALQLPLQRAGVRALAGKAGAVVVLDADTGHVLAMVSSPSYDPNEFVTGISQERWNALIDDPLHPMQNRPIQSAYPPGSVFKLVMAGAGLSTGAITPSTTVYCNGKYSVGNREYRCWRRGGHGKVDLRKSIRESCDVYYYALGERLGADAISDFARRCGLGEVTGVDLPHERSGLVPSPAWKQERFGRKWVGGDTINMSIGQGYVVTTPVQIARLVAALVNGGRVLRPLLLASDMPEEQGRLPMSDATRRLITDAMVAVVQEEGGTARVVARPGIRVGAKTGTAQVVKLMERYEKKETQEIPYKYRDHAWLAAFAEKDGRRYALVAFVEHGGHGGSEAGPVVGAMLDALFGLGEAP
- the mreC gene encoding rod shape-determining protein MreC, translating into MRPRLIILAVLLPLVAYFGLYTWNARTGVVDRLTAVLGLDAAGWVFRPGRAVERGVRDIWERYIYLVGVRQENEDLRAQVHALREEVVRLREQAAEARRLANLLDLPEPQGWDRQGARVVAHRPGPGMALDALVVDVGLSSGVRGDAPVCAAAGLVGRVARSGQSFSVVTLITAPTSRVPVVSQDGRIPGVVCGQGPDAPVEVRYVPLGQQVREGEILVTSGMDGRFPRGIPVARVTAVAPSADALFQKVTAQPVVDMAALEEVVVLRRPEPPSANETRP
- a CDS encoding rod shape-determining protein gives rise to the protein MSRIFDAFLGLFSNDLAIDLGTANTCVYVRGKGIVLREPSVVAVKRDSRGVSKVLAVGAEAKRMLGRTPGNIVAIRPMKDGVIADFEVTEAMLRHFISKVHNSRRLVRPRIVICVPTGITQVEKRAVRESAQSAGAREVYLIEEPMAAAIGADLPITEPTANMVVDIGGGTTEVAVISLAGIVYSKSVRVGGDKMDDAILQHVKRKYNMLIGESSAEEIKMSIGSAYPMEPELTMEIKGRDLVSGIPQNITITSEEVRKAIAEPVDAIVQAVRIALEQTPPELAADIVDRGIVLAGGGALLRGLDQLLREETSLPITVVDDPLSTVALGSGKVLDNLHVLREVTID
- a CDS encoding TIGR01212 family radical SAM protein (This family includes YhcC from E. coli K-12, an uncharacterized radical SAM protein.); translated protein: MHEPYRRLAPWLRQRFGTAVRVIPLDSGGSCPNRDGTLGRGGCVFCNPHGSGTGLAARGVGLREQYLRTYEHLTRRHSQARAIAYLQSYSATHKPARHLAAQLAELRGLPGLVGITVGTRPDTLDADKWAVLRAAPEPVLWLEMGLQSAHDATLRRIHRGHDAAAFARACDAAQAHGFGVCAHIMAGLPGETLQHWRKTLAFLNDLPVTGVKFHNLLVVRGSILEGLWRRGSIALLSRAETIHWIVEGIAFLRADIILHRLTADPAPGELIAPGFAADKRGLHAAIHLALREQRIHQGCRLPANTQELP
- a CDS encoding MGMT family protein yields the protein MTVTETFSHPQFSARFHWQDGLLACIELSPPAPATPAISPWGAELARVIRSLGPAPFAWPKLPLARHRVSAFAWEVLRSLARTVPPGTTTTYGELAQHLGTSPRAIGQVMARNPWPLLFPCHRVLARKGLGGYGPGLALKAVLLRLEEAI
- a CDS encoding PilZ domain-containing protein is translated as MGQERRRRSRVHVEIPVVVVQDGRRVQGMLHDVSLKGLSCSVDGLLQVGAECAVTLALASGLRIHAVGRVVRAGTTEVAVDFVRLEEKDFAHLRNVVRLYAEDADQVDEELRTPAFGED
- a CDS encoding DEAD/DEAH box helicase; the protein is MHTESIEHVEAAASYGEARWEDLAEPLRQGATRLGWQDLMPVQRRVLPVLAAGRDVMVQSRTGSGKTGAFLLPMGSMVRRDGGVQALVLTPTRELAVQVCRDAEILFADVGLTPVAIYGGVGFRPQVQALEAGAQVVVGTPGRILDHLLRGTLHLDALRVLVFDEADRMLSMGFYPDMKQLQRYLPSGLQTAMFSATYPGYVQRLAAQFLKDPIGISLSQDQVHVHDIVHVQYRVPALQKSRALVKIIEMENPSSAIVFCNTKSDVHFVSVVLQRFGYETGELSADISQSAREAVLDDLRRGRIKFLVATDVAGRGIDVPDLSHVFQYQPPQDPEAYVHRTGRTGRAGAAGVAISLVSGVEELDLAAIGRRFGITIEDRTLPSDAEVQATVAQRAVSLLEAALRRADNIQKERLQRFEPLVADLAESEDGRILLAMLVDQFYQSVFHAVELPATGPLLAASVPPAAGRGSAPGEVPSSEEAPAREKRRRRRSRKKKAPAAPVVESGPSEALAAPEGEHAPLEGLPRQEEPPVTAAPSDPSAASEPLVASDAEALGDAPGGDEGAEARPKSRRRRRRPRKNGTAKPAQASGTEDPQKGAPVPASVPERREAPALGSRRKKIFLE